In Oceanivirga salmonicida, the DNA window TCTTTATTCTTAATTCTTCTACTAATTTATATACTGCTGTAGTGCCTTTCATTTCACTAGGAAGTGAATATTCTTTATTCTTTTTACAGTATTTACTTTTTGCTCTTTCTATCGCTTGCTTTTCATCACCAAATTTTAATAAATTTTTATAAAGATTTTTTTCTGATTTCTTATATTTCTTTTTTTTAGTTTTTTGACAATATATTTTCTCAAATTTATCACAACATACTTTAGAATTTGAAATATTTTCAAGATTCGAAAAATATGCCATTAACCATATTTCAAAACAAGGATTTGACCACCCAACATTAATATTCAAATTATTAGCTTTTTTTATTAATGAGTCAAAATTCTTAATCTCATCTCTGTCAAATATTAACCAGATTTCTCTATATCTTGAATCTTTATTTCTTTGTTCTAATGCAAATTCTATCATTTTTGAAAGTGATTTATTTGCATATATTTTTATTATTAAATCATTTTTTAGTTCTTCGGAAATAGTATTTTTTATACCTTCAAAATAATTTTTTTCTGTTTTTTAAGCATCAGTAATTATAAGATATGCACCGTATTTTAAAGGTATTTTATTTCTATCTTCTCTTTTTTGCATTAATCTACTACTTCTTTTCATAACTATTCACTTCCTAATAAATTTTTCAAATATGGTACTGCACCATAATTTCCAAGAATATAATTTTTTTCATAATTAGAATCTTTACGAACTTTTTCACCTTTTTCATTTACAATATCATCTAATGAATATAGTTTTGAACGTCCTTTAGTTTTTTCTGTAAACCATATTTCATCTCTACGTAACAAATCCATACTCATATAAATAGGACTATGTGTAGTGAAAATTAACTGGGCATTATTAGGATTTTTTTCTTTATCAGTAAATGTAAGTATTATATTTCTCATAAGAAGTGGATGTAATTTTATATCTAATTCATCTGCAAAAAATACTCCTCCTGTCTCCAAAACATCATGAAGAAATTGATATAATGCGAACATTTTCTGTGTACCTGATGATTCTTCTACTAAAGAAATTTTTGCAGTTTTCCCATTATCTAATTTATGAACTGTAAAAACTCTATATTTATCTTTATCCTCTGTTGGTATTTTTTCAACTTCAATATTAATAATAGAGTCATCAAATGAATTAATAAATTTAACTATATTTTTTCTAACTTCATCACTTTCATCTATTTTATCTGACAAAATATTTTCAAATAAAAAACCATGCATAGAATTACTAAAATTAATATTTCTTATTTTTAAAAACCATTTTTGTACATTTTGAAATTCTATTATATTCAAAGCACTTCCTAATGATACTAAAAGTGTTTCATCTTTTATAGAAACTTCTATGTTAGATCTAAATTTTTCTAATGAAGATATTAATTCAATTCTCTCTCCTCTTTTTCTATTAAATATACAAGAATACTCATTATTCCTTTTTACTCCTGTTTTTGTATTTGATAAAAGATATTCCTCCAATATACCTTTATTATCTATTTTGAATCCATATGAATAATATCTCTCCTTATTTCCATTTTTTGCTATATAATTAACTTCAAACTCACTTACTTCATTTTTAGAATCACTAAATTTAAAAGGTTTAGTTTTCAAAAAATATTTATCTTTTTTTCTATCATTTGAAAAATCAAGAGAATTTAAAACATAATTTTCCATAAAACTAAATGCTTCAAATACATTTGATTTTCCACTTGCATTTGCACCATAAATAGAAGACACTGGAAGCACTTTTTCATTAGCAATTTTTCTTATATGAAACGATAGTTCATTACTCCCACTTGCTCTCATATCTAATATTGCTTCATTTTCAAAAGATTTATAATTTGAAAAATAAAATTGTAATAACATTTCATTACCACCTTTCCATATCTTATTTATATAATTATAGTACTTTTTTGCA includes these proteins:
- a CDS encoding AAA family ATPase, whose product is MLLQFYFSNYKSFENEAILDMRASGSNELSFHIRKIANEKVLPVSSIYGANASGKSNVFEAFSFMENYVLNSLDFSNDRKKDKYFLKTKPFKFSDSKNEVSEFEVNYIAKNGNKERYYSYGFKIDNKGILEEYLLSNTKTGVKRNNEYSCIFNRKRGERIELISSLEKFRSNIEVSIKDETLLVSLGSALNIIEFQNVQKWFLKIRNINFSNSMHGFLFENILSDKIDESDEVRKNIVKFINSFDDSIINIEVEKIPTEDKDKYRVFTVHKLDNGKTAKISLVEESSGTQKMFALYQFLHDVLETGGVFFADELDIKLHPLLMRNIILTFTDKEKNPNNAQLIFTTHSPIYMSMDLLRRDEIWFTEKTKGRSKLYSLDDIVNEKGEKVRKDSNYEKNYILGNYGAVPYLKNLLGSE